A window of the Gossypium hirsutum isolate 1008001.06 chromosome A05, Gossypium_hirsutum_v2.1, whole genome shotgun sequence genome harbors these coding sequences:
- the LOC107960609 gene encoding probable LRR receptor-like serine/threonine-protein kinase At3g47570, with amino-acid sequence MIVRNLTTDQPALLAFKHQIIDPQNILANSWTTNNSVCNWVGVSCAAKHPRVGVLDLFNMGLTGTIPPQLGNLSFLVSRNLSHNNFHDHFPRELGRLSRLKLIDLSFNFLNGEIPSWFGRLDKVLHLNLRNNNLTGVIPPSIANLSNLENLDLNHNLIHGNIPHEISKFLNLKILRLASNQLSGSIPAVIYNISSLRMISVASNNLFGSLPKHICRHLPNLKALYLDGNEFSGQIPSIGECKNLQGLQLSTNRFNGSIPRNIGSLTKLRTLFLYDINLEGGSLSNNSTRSVVAFPLTPANLDCSR; translated from the coding sequence ATGATTGTGAGGAACCTCACCACTGATCAACCTGCTCTTCTTGCATTTAAGCACCAAATCATTGATCCTCAGAACATCTTAGCCAACAGCTGGACCACCAATAACTCTGTCTGCAACTGGGTTGGCGTCTCTTGCGCTGCTAAGCACCCAAGAGTTGGAGTTTTGGATCTTTTCAACATGGGTCTTACTGGAACCATCCCTCCGCAGTTAGGAAATCTGTCGTTCCTAGTCTCTCGTAATTTGAGTCACAACAATTTCCATGACCATTTTCCGAGAGAGTTGGGACGATTGAGTCGTCTGAAGCTCATTGATTTAAGCTTCAATTTCTTAAATGGTGAAATACCCTCATGGTTTGGAAGGTTGGATAAAGTTTTACACTTGAATCTTCGAAATAACAATTTGACAGGTGTAATTCCTCCATCAATAGCCAACTTGTCCAATTTAGAGAACTTGGATTTGAATCATAATCTCATTCATGGAAACATCCCACATGAGATAAGTAAATTTCTTAATTTGAAGATACTTCGTCTGGCTTCTAACCAACTTTCTGGTTCCATTCCTGCTGTCATTTATAATATTTCCTCTTTGCGGATGATTTCTGTAGCATCCAACAATCTATTTGGCAGTTTACCAAAACATATATGTCGTCATCTTCCCAATCTTAAGGCACTTTATTTGGATGGAAATGAGTTTTCAGGTCAAATTCCAAGTATAGGTGAATGCAAGAATCTTCAAGGGTTACAATTAAGCACCAATAGATTCAATGGCAGCATTCCAAGGAATATCGGAAGTCTAACCAAACTCAGGACACTGTTTTTGTATGATATTAATTTGGAAG
- the LOC121229096 gene encoding uncharacterized protein has translation MVSEVKDKNLAVIGFALCSSGRGCGQIEKVDKSHLLCTHCKKIGHEVSNCFEKISYPEWWEEQIKQSSGAGCGRLSNSSLQSDVTNIIVFLAIAASKNWELHQMDVHNFFLHGDLDEKVYMKLPPGFESFNPNMVCPLRKSLYGLKQAPHCWFAKLVAALKRLREVLPAYFCVNASILSILSQRLVS, from the exons ATGGTTTCCGAAGTGAAAGATAAAAATCTTGCAGTCATTGGTTTTGCTCTATGCTCGAGTGGAAGGGGTTGTGGGCAAATTGAAAAGGTTGATAAATCTCACCTTTTATGTACTCACTGCAAAAAGATCGGTCATGAGGTCAGTAACTGCTTTGAAAAAATAAGCTATCCGGAGTGGTGGGAGGAACAAATAAAACAATCTAGTGGAGCAGGGTGTGGCCGACTTTCTAATTCATCTTTGCAATCGGATGTTACTAATATCATTGTTTTTTTAGCTATAGCTGCTTCAAAAAATTGGGAACTTCATCAAATGGACGTTCATAATTTCTTCCTTCATGGTGATCTGGATGAGAAGGTGTATATGAAATTGCCTCCGGGGTTTGAGTCCTTCAATCCGAATATGGTTTGTCCTTTAAGAAAATCTCTCTATGGCTTAAAACAAGCACCACATTGTTGGTTTGCCAAACTTGTTGCAGCTTTGAAAAG GTTGCGAGAAGTTCTTCCGGCCTATTTTTGTGTCAACGCAAGTATACTCTCGATATTATCACAGAGGCTGGTCTCTTAG